A DNA window from uncultured Methanoregula sp. contains the following coding sequences:
- a CDS encoding methyl-accepting chemotaxis protein, whose product MDLKEIEGILAQANNGIFSARIDENTVELPLRSIARQVNRAIDLLADAADTKRKSDTMIRDNPLAIAVLRKDKSRIDINKQYEVAWRGTREELMKKKLYDFDITVLSGEHFYACFETKKLAVTEALVKFPDGVKRYLTLYAIPMLDNNNEIEGAFYVWVDYTELHEKMDAVRKMEYRVDRMIQDNPLAIAVLRKDKSRISINKQYEIAWRGTREELMRKKLYDFDITVLSGEDFYACFTTKKLAVTEALVKFPDGEKKYLTLNAIPILDDAGEIDGAFYVWVDYTDAHKKIDEIKKVEYRVDRMIQDNPLAIAVLRKDKSRISINKQYEIAWRGTREELMKKKLYDFDITVLSGEDFYACFTTKKLAVTEALVKFPDGEKRYLTLNAIPILDEAGEIDGAFYVWVDYTEAHRKVDEIQQLMDNSQKQADLLSRSTVELGKAVNSMAQGDLRMKADILEGDPLAALKTDFNKALESVRNVIGELGNAVHRLELTTADTSKSTIEISKSTEQVAVSTQKSADGTKKQLDEIEKVSKEVSDLSASIEEIASTSHTLMDHAQKAATEGNNAAALGKIATGKMQMVEKIAGESVTEITALNDRMKEISNIVKMIADISSQTNLLALNAAIEAARAGEHGRGFAVVAGEVRNLAGESKTATNQIGELISSIQENTNKTSAAIRSSYNEIQAGIESVNKTIEGLNRITAESNIVATGVTEITKATEDQAQATTRVMSGVEKTQGITRENQERMEDMAALAEETSASTEEIASASAELAEMAERLKKMMEQFKLK is encoded by the coding sequence ATGGATCTGAAAGAGATTGAAGGAATTCTTGCCCAGGCAAATAATGGTATTTTTTCCGCCCGGATTGATGAGAACACGGTTGAGCTCCCGCTGAGGTCCATTGCCCGGCAGGTGAACCGTGCAATTGACCTGCTGGCGGATGCAGCTGACACCAAACGCAAATCCGATACCATGATCCGGGATAACCCGCTGGCAATTGCCGTGCTCCGGAAAGACAAGAGCCGGATTGATATCAACAAGCAGTACGAGGTTGCCTGGCGGGGTACCCGCGAGGAGCTGATGAAGAAGAAGCTGTACGACTTCGACATCACCGTGCTCTCAGGCGAACATTTCTATGCCTGTTTCGAGACAAAAAAACTTGCCGTGACCGAGGCACTGGTCAAATTCCCTGACGGGGTAAAAAGATATCTCACCCTCTACGCGATCCCCATGCTCGACAACAATAACGAGATCGAGGGGGCCTTCTATGTCTGGGTGGATTACACCGAGCTCCATGAGAAGATGGATGCCGTCAGGAAGATGGAGTATCGCGTTGACCGAATGATCCAGGACAACCCACTGGCAATTGCCGTGCTACGGAAGGACAAGAGCCGGATCTCCATCAACAAACAATACGAGATTGCGTGGAGAGGTACCCGCGAGGAGCTGATGAGGAAGAAGCTGTACGACTTCGACATCACCGTGCTCTCCGGCGAAGATTTCTATGCCTGCTTCACGACAAAAAAACTTGCGGTGACCGAGGCACTGGTCAAATTCCCTGACGGGGAAAAGAAATATCTGACGCTTAATGCGATCCCGATTCTCGATGATGCCGGTGAGATCGATGGTGCGTTTTATGTCTGGGTCGATTACACGGATGCCCACAAGAAGATAGATGAGATCAAAAAAGTGGAGTACCGCGTTGACCGGATGATCCAGGACAACCCGCTGGCAATTGCCGTGCTACGGAAGGACAAGAGCCGGATCTCCATTAATAAGCAGTACGAGATTGCGTGGCGGGGTACCCGCGAGGAGCTGATGAAGAAGAAGCTGTACGACTTCGACATCACCGTGCTCTCCGGCGAAGATTTCTATGCCTGCTTCACGACAAAAAAACTTGCGGTGACCGAGGCACTGGTCAAGTTCCCTGACGGGGAGAAGAGATACTTAACGCTCAACGCGATCCCGATTCTCGATGAAGCCGGTGAGATCGATGGAGCCTTCTATGTCTGGGTGGACTACACCGAGGCTCACAGGAAAGTCGATGAGATCCAGCAGCTCATGGATAATTCCCAGAAACAGGCCGATCTCCTTTCGCGGAGCACCGTTGAACTCGGCAAGGCAGTAAACTCCATGGCCCAGGGCGACCTGAGGATGAAAGCCGATATCCTGGAGGGAGATCCCCTGGCAGCCCTCAAGACCGATTTCAATAAAGCTCTGGAATCGGTCAGGAACGTAATCGGCGAACTCGGAAATGCTGTTCACCGGCTCGAGCTCACAACGGCAGATACCAGCAAGAGCACGATCGAGATCTCCAAATCCACTGAACAGGTAGCCGTCTCCACCCAGAAGTCTGCGGATGGTACCAAGAAGCAGCTTGACGAGATCGAGAAAGTCAGCAAAGAAGTCTCGGACCTGTCCGCATCCATCGAGGAAATTGCAAGCACATCCCATACCCTCATGGACCATGCCCAGAAAGCGGCAACGGAAGGAAATAATGCCGCGGCACTGGGCAAGATCGCAACCGGCAAGATGCAGATGGTGGAAAAGATAGCAGGCGAGAGCGTAACAGAGATCACTGCCCTCAACGACCGAATGAAAGAGATCTCCAATATCGTCAAGATGATAGCCGACATCTCAAGCCAGACCAACCTCCTTGCCCTCAATGCCGCGATAGAAGCTGCCCGAGCCGGCGAACATGGCCGCGGTTTTGCAGTCGTGGCCGGAGAAGTGCGCAACCTTGCCGGGGAATCCAAGACTGCAACAAACCAGATCGGGGAACTGATAAGTTCCATCCAGGAAAACACCAACAAGACCTCGGCCGCCATCAGGAGTTCCTATAACGAAATCCAGGCCGGCATCGAGAGCGTGAACAAGACTATCGAAGGTCTCAACCGGATCACCGCAGAATCCAACATTGTTGCAACCGGTGTGACCGAGATTACAAAAGCAACCGAAGACCAGGCACAGGCCACTACCCGCGTGATGAGCGGTGTGGAAAAAACTCAAGGGATCACCCGAGAGAACCAGGAACGGATGGAGGACATGGCTGCCCTTGCCGAGGAGACGAGTGCTTCCACCGAAGAGATTGCCAGTGCATCGGCCGAACTTGCAGAGATGGCAGAACGTTTAAAGAAGATGATGGAACAATTCAAACTGAAGTGA
- the ade gene encoding adenine deaminase, which produces MSPFSKDILDAARGLVPADLVLHNARIFNAFTCTWDKGSLAVADGRILGIGEYQGKEERDLEGQYIVPGLIDAHVHIESSLLAPKEYARLVALHGTTTVIADPHEIANVAGSEGLEFMLAEREGAAIDIQYMLPSCVPATPLDAGGAVLDASALSRFARRQGVTGLGEMMNFPGVLGGDEEIGKKLGLFRIRDGHAPLLTGRDLNAYILAGPDSDHECTNRAEAEEKLGKGMYIYIREGSTEHNIAELVPVVTPVTVSRCCFATDDCHADLLLRDGHIDRCIRKAIGCGLSPELAIRMATLSAAERFGLADRGALAPGRRADFCIIDEPITFRVAEVYRSGRPVSPGQPTTPAPLPDLMHCTPPEPEDIRIMGRGTARVIGLVPHQILTDSLQYEIADPYMPDFSRDILKVVVCNRYGKKMQGLGLVHGFGFRQGAIACSISHDAHNIVAAGTSDAEICAAIKAVVAAGGAMAAVAGPSTTVLPLNCAGLMSTLPYEEVARRLGQLNEATGRMGGIEDPFMYLSFLALTVIPALRITDRGVFDARGFRDVPLFVRDEELNRR; this is translated from the coding sequence ATGTCCCCGTTCTCAAAAGATATTCTTGATGCAGCCCGGGGGCTCGTCCCGGCGGATCTGGTTCTGCACAATGCCCGGATATTCAATGCCTTTACCTGCACGTGGGACAAGGGATCCCTTGCTGTCGCTGATGGCAGGATCCTGGGGATAGGCGAATACCAGGGAAAGGAGGAGCGGGATCTTGAGGGACAGTACATTGTCCCGGGACTCATCGACGCCCATGTCCATATCGAGAGCTCGCTTCTCGCCCCGAAAGAGTACGCCCGCCTTGTTGCACTGCATGGCACGACCACGGTCATTGCCGACCCGCACGAGATTGCCAATGTTGCCGGTTCCGAAGGACTTGAGTTCATGCTGGCCGAACGTGAAGGGGCTGCCATTGATATCCAGTACATGCTTCCTTCCTGTGTTCCGGCAACTCCGCTCGATGCGGGGGGTGCCGTGCTGGATGCATCTGCACTCTCCCGGTTCGCACGGCGGCAGGGTGTAACCGGCCTGGGCGAGATGATGAATTTCCCGGGGGTGCTTGGCGGTGACGAGGAGATAGGAAAGAAACTTGGTCTCTTCAGGATCCGGGACGGCCATGCCCCGCTCCTCACCGGCAGGGACCTCAACGCCTACATCCTTGCCGGCCCGGACAGTGATCATGAATGCACGAACCGGGCCGAGGCCGAAGAGAAACTCGGGAAGGGGATGTATATCTATATCCGCGAAGGCTCAACCGAGCACAATATAGCCGAACTCGTACCGGTCGTCACTCCCGTAACGGTCTCCCGCTGCTGTTTTGCAACGGACGACTGCCACGCCGACCTGCTGCTGCGGGACGGGCACATCGACCGCTGTATCCGGAAGGCTATCGGGTGCGGGCTTTCACCGGAACTCGCGATCCGGATGGCAACGCTCTCGGCTGCCGAGCGGTTCGGGCTCGCTGACCGGGGGGCACTGGCCCCGGGAAGACGTGCGGATTTCTGTATCATCGATGAGCCCATCACATTCCGGGTAGCGGAGGTTTACCGGTCCGGGCGGCCGGTTTCCCCGGGCCAGCCAACCACCCCCGCCCCCCTCCCAGACCTGATGCACTGTACCCCGCCAGAACCAGAGGACATCCGGATCATGGGACGCGGGACGGCACGGGTAATCGGCCTTGTCCCGCACCAGATCCTGACTGATTCGCTGCAGTACGAAATTGCGGATCCGTATATGCCGGATTTCAGCCGCGACATCCTCAAAGTCGTGGTCTGTAACCGGTACGGCAAGAAGATGCAGGGTCTCGGCCTTGTACACGGCTTTGGGTTCCGGCAGGGCGCAATTGCGTGCAGCATCTCGCACGATGCCCATAATATTGTTGCAGCCGGCACGAGCGATGCGGAGATCTGCGCTGCCATCAAAGCGGTGGTAGCAGCAGGAGGTGCCATGGCCGCAGTTGCCGGGCCGTCAACAACCGTGCTCCCTCTCAACTGTGCCGGGCTGATGTCAACGCTCCCCTATGAGGAGGTTGCCCGGCGGCTCGGGCAGCTGAACGAGGCCACCGGCCGTATGGGCGGGATTGAAGATCCGTTTATGTACCTCTCGTTTCTGGCCCTGACGGTGATTCCGGCACTCCGCATCACGGACCGGGGCGTCTTCGATGCTCGCGGGTTCCGGGACGTGCCGCTGTTTGTCCGGGACGAGGAATTGAACCGCCGGTAA
- a CDS encoding AAA family ATPase, producing MTFSHHKGGTGKTTSCLNIAGFCARGGKKVLVVDCDPQANATTGLGVTLSDSDRNMYDVFLSGIEDFPETRVVDIIKRTESGIYLAPSHLDLVGADPYLYRIPDRAGILKEALSRVRESYDIILIDTPPSMGQLVINGLYAADHIIVTLDSGTFALDGIGTMNTIFGDIREGLGKEIHPDMAIVTRWGEGVPPTNVEEEPVGQNDIMSRIWNLFYKKPEPTPAEQEAKKERAAEHDRLEAMLGEIRKRFPSVYTVPFSPAVYESQKRGLPLSHSAPDSSAGQAYKTITDDVMKWI from the coding sequence ATTACTTTTTCCCATCACAAAGGCGGAACCGGCAAAACTACCTCCTGTCTGAACATTGCCGGGTTCTGTGCCCGCGGAGGAAAAAAAGTACTGGTCGTGGACTGCGATCCCCAGGCAAATGCCACAACGGGCCTCGGTGTCACTCTTTCAGATTCCGACCGGAATATGTACGACGTCTTTCTGAGCGGGATCGAGGATTTTCCAGAAACCCGTGTTGTCGATATCATCAAGCGGACGGAGTCGGGAATCTATCTGGCCCCTTCCCACCTGGACCTTGTGGGGGCGGATCCCTATTTATACCGCATACCCGACCGGGCTGGCATCCTGAAAGAAGCCCTCTCCCGGGTCAGGGAATCGTATGACATTATCCTCATTGATACGCCCCCGAGCATGGGCCAGCTGGTCATCAACGGGCTCTATGCAGCAGATCATATCATTGTCACCCTTGATTCAGGAACCTTTGCCCTGGACGGTATCGGGACCATGAATACGATCTTCGGGGATATCAGGGAAGGTCTGGGAAAAGAGATTCATCCGGATATGGCGATTGTCACCCGCTGGGGTGAAGGCGTCCCCCCGACGAACGTGGAAGAGGAGCCTGTCGGGCAGAACGACATCATGTCGCGTATTTGGAATCTTTTTTACAAAAAACCCGAACCCACACCTGCAGAGCAGGAAGCAAAGAAAGAACGGGCAGCTGAACATGACCGCCTGGAGGCAATGCTCGGCGAGATTCGTAAACGTTTCCCCAGCGTATACACGGTTCCGTTCTCTCCTGCCGTATACGAATCCCAGAAACGCGGCCTTCCCTTATCTCACAGTGCTCCCGACAGCAGTGCAGGTCAGGCTTACAAAACCATAACGGATGACGTGATGAAATGGATCTGA
- a CDS encoding chemotaxis protein CheW has product MASTIDVVEFELGGERYALDIQLVREIVEMMQITPIPRAPPFISGVINLRGEITNIMNLNTLLGLANQQIRDNQKIIVLVPEAAGGSNVGIIVDDVSSVLQVQEDDIDHIGEGFASEFSSFVKGIIKIKADESQNKETKEKNLIIWIDMQKVLKDAAE; this is encoded by the coding sequence ATGGCATCCACGATTGACGTTGTAGAATTCGAGCTGGGCGGGGAGCGCTATGCTCTTGATATCCAGCTTGTCCGGGAGATTGTCGAGATGATGCAGATCACCCCGATTCCCCGTGCACCGCCGTTTATTTCCGGCGTGATAAATCTCCGAGGGGAGATCACGAACATCATGAACCTCAACACACTCCTCGGACTTGCGAACCAGCAGATCCGGGATAACCAGAAGATCATCGTTCTTGTCCCGGAGGCTGCCGGCGGCAGCAATGTCGGGATCATCGTTGACGACGTGAGCAGTGTCCTGCAGGTTCAGGAAGACGATATCGATCATATCGGGGAAGGATTTGCCTCAGAGTTCTCTTCGTTTGTAAAAGGTATCATCAAGATAAAAGCGGATGAATCGCAGAACAAGGAGACAAAAGAGAAGAACCTGATCATCTGGATCGATATGCAGAAAGTCCTGAAGGACGCTGCAGAATAG